In Arthrobacter sp. UKPF54-2, the following are encoded in one genomic region:
- a CDS encoding GNAT family N-acetyltransferase: protein MGGSFAWPVTLECGDIVLRPIRYRDRREWTEVRARNEKWLAPWEASNPGPGGGLPDYRQMVRSLKAQAAQATALPFVIAAWTPGFKEPVIVGQLTVSSIVWGSAMMATLGYWVDQDRAGQGIAPTAVAMATDYCFRTLGLHRMEINIRPENGPSLRVVEKLGFRDEGYRPRFLHINGQWADHRTFALTSEEVPEGLLARWLENRPA from the coding sequence GTGGGGGGCAGCTTCGCCTGGCCGGTGACCCTGGAGTGCGGCGACATTGTGCTGCGCCCGATCCGGTACCGGGACCGCAGGGAATGGACTGAAGTGCGGGCCCGGAACGAGAAGTGGCTGGCCCCCTGGGAAGCCTCCAACCCGGGTCCCGGCGGCGGGCTGCCCGACTACCGGCAGATGGTGCGCTCCCTCAAGGCCCAGGCCGCCCAGGCCACGGCATTGCCGTTCGTTATCGCGGCCTGGACCCCGGGATTCAAGGAACCGGTGATCGTGGGCCAGCTGACGGTCTCCTCGATTGTCTGGGGTTCGGCCATGATGGCCACCCTCGGGTACTGGGTGGACCAGGACCGCGCCGGGCAGGGAATCGCCCCGACCGCCGTCGCGATGGCCACGGACTACTGCTTCCGTACCCTGGGCCTGCACCGGATGGAAATCAACATCCGGCCCGAAAACGGTCCCAGCCTGCGCGTGGTGGAGAAACTGGGGTTCCGGGACGAGGGATACCGGCCGCGTTTCCTGCACATCAACGGGCAATGGGCGGACCACCGCACTTTCGCCTTGACCTCGGAGGAAGTGCCCGAAGGGCTCCTGGCCCGGTGGTTGGAAAACCGCCCCGCCTAG
- the galU gene encoding UTP--glucose-1-phosphate uridylyltransferase GalU → MITPNASVRKAVIPAAGLGTRFLPATKAMPKEMLPVVDKPAIQYVVEEAVNVGLNDVLMITGRNKRALEDHFDRVPTLEATLEAKGDTAKLESIQAASNLGDIHYVRQGDPMGLGHAVLRAKQHVGYEPFAVLLGDDLIDARDELLSTMIEVQAKTGGSVVALIEVDPSRISAYGCADVEAVEGEDYVRIKQLVEKPDVDEAPSNLAIIGRYVLHPAVFEVLERTEPGRGGEIQLTDALQELSAGEGEGYGVYGVVFRGRRYDTGDKLSYLKACVQLACDSEDLGPGLREWLPGFASSLTK, encoded by the coding sequence GTGATTACACCCAACGCCTCCGTCCGTAAGGCCGTCATCCCCGCAGCGGGCCTCGGCACCCGTTTCCTTCCCGCCACCAAGGCGATGCCCAAGGAGATGCTGCCCGTCGTGGACAAGCCGGCCATCCAGTACGTCGTCGAGGAAGCCGTGAACGTGGGCCTCAACGACGTCCTGATGATCACCGGACGCAACAAGCGGGCCCTCGAAGACCACTTCGACCGCGTGCCCACGCTGGAGGCGACGCTGGAGGCCAAGGGTGACACGGCCAAGCTGGAGTCCATTCAGGCCGCCAGCAACCTCGGCGACATCCACTACGTCCGCCAGGGCGACCCGATGGGCCTGGGCCACGCCGTGCTGCGCGCCAAGCAGCACGTCGGCTACGAACCCTTCGCCGTGCTGCTCGGTGACGATCTGATCGACGCCCGCGACGAACTGCTCAGCACCATGATCGAGGTCCAGGCCAAGACCGGCGGCTCCGTCGTCGCCCTGATCGAGGTCGATCCCTCCCGGATCAGCGCCTACGGTTGCGCCGACGTCGAGGCCGTCGAGGGCGAGGACTACGTCCGGATCAAGCAGCTCGTGGAGAAGCCCGACGTCGACGAGGCTCCCTCCAACCTGGCCATCATCGGCCGGTACGTCCTGCACCCCGCGGTCTTCGAGGTCCTGGAGCGGACCGAACCGGGCCGCGGCGGCGAAATTCAGCTCACCGACGCCCTGCAGGAACTCTCCGCCGGCGAGGGGGAGGGCTACGGCGTGTACGGCGTGGTCTTCCGCGGCCGCCGCTACGACACCGGTGACAAGCTCAGCTACCTCAAGGCCTGCGTCCAGCTCGCCTGCGACAGCGAGGACCTGGGCCCCGGCCTGCGCGAATGGCTGCCCGGGTTCGCCTCCAGCCTGACCAAATAA
- a CDS encoding 5-formyltetrahydrofolate cyclo-ligase, producing the protein MSSKDEIRSHHRRGRAALSQPELDAAGAALARHGLAWASALADGGRRTFAAYLGVGSEPPTLPLLAALHNAGHQVLLPVCEPGLALSWVYWTPASEFVRSRFAPIQEPVGDRLDTSVMLGVAGLFLPATALDRTGNRIGQGGGYYDKFLAALEELPWGVPVSPTGPLPTVALVYDAEVLAAGSIPAESFDRKVAAALTPGGLVRLSDQP; encoded by the coding sequence ATGAGCAGCAAGGACGAGATCCGCTCCCATCACCGGCGCGGCCGGGCCGCCCTCTCGCAGCCGGAGCTGGACGCCGCCGGCGCAGCCCTCGCCCGGCACGGCCTGGCGTGGGCATCGGCTCTGGCCGACGGCGGGCGGCGCACCTTCGCGGCCTACCTCGGCGTCGGCTCCGAGCCTCCCACCCTCCCCCTGCTGGCCGCGCTGCACAACGCCGGCCACCAGGTGCTGCTCCCGGTCTGCGAGCCCGGCCTGGCCTTGAGCTGGGTGTACTGGACCCCCGCGTCGGAGTTTGTCCGCAGCCGCTTCGCCCCCATCCAGGAGCCCGTCGGCGACCGGCTCGACACCTCCGTGATGCTGGGGGTGGCCGGCCTCTTCCTGCCCGCCACGGCCCTGGACCGCACCGGCAACAGGATCGGCCAGGGCGGCGGTTACTACGACAAGTTCCTGGCCGCTCTCGAGGAACTGCCGTGGGGCGTGCCGGTGTCCCCGACCGGACCGCTGCCGACGGTGGCCCTGGTGTATGACGCCGAGGTGCTGGCCGCCGGCAGCATTCCCGCGGAGTCCTTCGACCGGAAGGTTGCTGCCGCGTTGACGCCGGGGGGTCTCGTCCGGCTCTCCGACCAGCCGTAG